In Juglans regia cultivar Chandler chromosome 13, Walnut 2.0, whole genome shotgun sequence, the following proteins share a genomic window:
- the LOC109013684 gene encoding probable nucleoredoxin 1, with protein MADAEASVTETTNGGPHDFRSLLSGEDRDFLVRNNGDQVRIDSLEGKKLGLYFSASWCGPCRRFTPSFVEVYNELSPKGDFEVIFVSADEDEESFKDYFSKMPWLAIPFSDSGKRDHLDGLFKVQGIPHLVIIDEDGKVVSDNGVESIQEYGVEGYPFTQEKIKELKDQEEAARKNQSLRSILVSRSRDFIISSDGRKVPVSELEGKIVALYFSLFSYKPCGDFTPKLVEVYEKLKAKGESFEVVMIPLDDNEESFNQGFESMPWFSLPMKDKSCGKLVRYFELSTLPTLVIIGPDGRTLHSNVAETIEEHGVLAYPFTPEKFAELAEIEKAKEEAQTLESILVLGERDFVIGKDGVKIPVSDLVGKNILLYFSAHWCPPCRAFLPKLTEAYHKIKANDDAFEVIFISSDKDDASFSDFFSGMPWLALPFGDPRKASLSRMFKVYGIPMVIAIGPSGRTVTKDARDLIMMHGADAYPFTDERVKEIEDDEVKGPKDDDSKGEENHKEGWVCDGDVCKKA; from the exons ATGGCGGACGCTGAAGCAAGCGTTACAGAGACAACCAACGGCGGTCCTCACGACTTTCGCTCGCTCCTCTCGGGAGAAGATAGGGACTTTCTTGTCCGCAACAACGGGGATCAG GTTAGAATTGACAGCTTGGAGGGGAAGAAGCTTGGGCTTTATTTTTCCGCATCATGGTGTGGCCCATGTCGGCGATTCACCCCAAGTTTTGTCGAGGTGTACAACGAACTCTCTCCAAAAGGTGATTTTGAGGTCATTTTTGTTTCTGCTGATGAAGATGAGGAGTCCTTCAAAGATTACTTTTCCAAGATGCCATGGCTTGCAATCCCATTTTCTGATTCAGGCAAACGTGATCACTTGGATGGATTGTTCAAGGTTCAGGGGATACCCCACCTTGTAATCATTGATGAAGATGGGAAAGTTGTGAGTGACAATGGAGTTGAGAGCATTCAAGAATATGGAGTTGAAGGATACCCTTTTACACAAGAAAAGATCAAAGAATTGAAAGATCAAGAGGAAGCCGCCAGGAAGAATCAATCTTTGAGATCTATCTTGGTATCCCGCTCACGGGACTTTATAATCTCATCTGATGGCAGGAAG GTGCCTGTCTCTGAACTTGAGGGGAAGATAGTTGCTCTGTATTTCTCATTGTTCTCATACAAGCCGTGCGGTGATTTTACGCCAAAACTTGTTGaggtttatgaaaaattgaaggCAAAGGGAGAGAGCTTCGAGGTTGTGATGATACCACTCGATGATAATGAGGAATCATTTAATCAGGGTTTTGAAAGCATGCCCTGGTTCTCCCTGCCCATGAAGGACAAGAGCTGTGGGAAGCTGGTTCGATACTTTGAACTTTCAACCCTCCCCACTTTGGTTATTATAGGGCCAGATGGAAGGACTCTACATTCTAATGTTGCTGAAACCATTGAAGAACATGGAGTTCTGGCATACCCATTCACCCCAGAAAAGTTTGCAGAGCTTGCTGAAATAGAGAAGGCAAAAGAGGAAGCTCAAACCCTGGAGTCCATTTTGGTTTTAGGGGAACGAGATTTTGTCATTGGGAAAGATGGAGTCAAG ATTCCAGTGTCGGATTTAGTTGGGAAGAACATCCTCCTTTACTTCTCAGCACATTGGTGCCCGCCTTGCCGTGCCTTTCTACCGAAACTTACCGAGGCATACCACAAGATCAAGGCAAATGATGATGCTTTTGAAGTGATTTTCATCTCTAGTGACAAGGACGATGCCTCCTTTAGTGATTTCTTTTCAGGAATGCCATGGCTGGCACTTCCCTTTGGGGACCCGAGGAAAGCATCATTGAGTCGCATGTTTAAAGTCTATGGTATCCCCATGGTTATAGCCATTGGACCTAGTGGCCGAACTGTCACAAAAGATGCTAGAGATCTCATTATGATGCATGGTGCGGATGCTTATCCTTTCACTGATGAGCGAGTGAAGGAGATCGAGGATGATGAAGTCAAAGGGCCCAAGGATGATGATTCTAAGGGAGAAGAAAATCACAAAGAAGGGTGGGTCTGTGATGGGGATGTCTGCAAAAAAGCTTGA